The Paenibacillus sp. G2S3 region ATGTTATTGGTTTCCTTTCTTGTGCTTTTCGTAACAGGACTGGCCAGAGGGTTAGCGTATGCTAACATCTCAGCAATAGAGAATATGCCGGCAAACTATTATGTGGTGCAGAAGGATGCGGATCAGACGTTTAGACGTTCTCAGTTAACGGATACGGAGCTCAATAGTGTTCGAGCGGTAGTAGGAGACAATAATGCTTCCTCACTCGCTCTACAGATGAGTACAGTGACTACGAACGATGCGGATACCAAAGCAGACGTAACTTTTTTCGCAGTAGATATGAATGGTTTACTTGCTCCAAAAGTGATTGAAGGTGACAAGATTACGAATGACACGCAGGGAAGTGTCATCGTTGATCGTGACTTGGAGCAGTCAGGCATTAAGATTGGTAGTACGATCCAAGATCAGGCAACTGGGAAGGAATTTAAAGTTACAGGATATGTTGAGAATAGCTCATACAGTCATACCCCGGTAGTCTATATTAACAATAAAGATTGGCAGGAAATGAGACAGGGTGTTAATCAAGGTAGTGAGGCTACATCCGGAGTTCCTTTTAATGTAATTGCGCTTAATGCAAACGCAGGGCAAGTGGATAAGATCTCTGCAAATACGAAAAATGTGGAAGTTATTACGCAAAAAGAAGCGATCTCTAATATTCCGGGTTATTCATCAGAACAAGGTTCCCTGCTTATGATGATTGCGTTCCTGTTCGTAATCGCTGGGTTTGTTCTAGCTGTATTCTTCTATGTCATTACAATTCAGAAAACAAGCCAGTTTGGCATTCTGAAAGCTATGGGTACAAAAATGTCTTACTTGGCCTGGAGCGTAGTTGGGCAGGTTATGATATTGGCCATTGCAAGTCTTAGCATTAGCTTGCTACTAACCTTTGGAATGAACCAGGTATTACCAGACACCATGCCATTCCAACTGGAACCTTCAACGATTCTATTAACCAGCGGCTTGTTCGTGGGGATGTCTCTTTTAGGATCACTTATTTCTGTCGCTAAAGTGGCTAAAGTAGATGCATTAGAAGCAATTGGGAGGGCTGGAGCATGAGTGCGAAATTATTGATGAAGCAAGTGACCAAAACCTACGGTGATGGCGATACAACGGTATCTGTTCTAAACAATTTGAATCTTGTAGTCAATGAAGGGGAATTCGTTGCCGTCCTTGGACCTTCGGGAACAGGAAAGAGTACATTCCTATCAGCAGCGGGTGCGCTTCTTACGCCAACCAGTGGTGAGATTTTCATAGATGGAGAATCTCTTACAGATAAAAGTAAAAGTGAGCTGACCGAGCTACGATTAGAAAAGATAGGCTTTATGTTCCAAAGCGCACAGCTATTGCCCTACTTGAAGGTAGAAGAGCAGCTTCTCTTTGTTGCTAAACAGGGGAAGATGAGTTCTAAGGAAGCTAAGGAACGGGCAACAGATTTGATGAAACGTCTGGATATCTGGAAACGTCGAAATCATTATCCTGAGCAGCTATCTGGCGGGGAGAAGCAACGTGTAGCGATCGCAAGAGCGTGGATGAATAAACCCGCCATCTTGTTTGCTGATGAACCAACAGCGAGTTTGGATTTCAAACGAGGTAGAGAAGTTGTGAAAATGATTGCTGAAGAAGTAAAGAATGAGGGTAAAGCTGCGGTAATGGTCACTCATGATGAACGGATGCTCGAATGGTGTGATCGCGTGCTGCATCTGGAAGATGGACGTCTGGTTGAATACGAGTTAAGCAAAAAATAGTAAGAAAAAACTACTTGTCTTTTCTAGAGACAAGTAGTTTTTGAATAAAGACATTGGTAGCCATGGAGGAGGGGCTTTCTTTGTGGCGGATGATGGAGAATTGTCTTTCAAGATGATGGTGTCTGATGGGGAGCTCATAGATTTCGCCGCTTGCTAATTCTTTGCGCACAATCCATCTGGAGAGCATAGCGATTCCCAAACCGGAGGAGACCGCTTCCTTAACTCCCTGGCTACTGTTGAAGACATAAGATCTTTTGACACAAATCTCTTCTTCTTGAATAAAGTGATCGCTGAAAGCACGCGTTCCAGAACCAAGCTCTCGCAGCACCCAAACCTGATTTTGCAGCATCCCTTGCTCTACAGAGACCATTTTTGACAAAGGGTGGTTGGCAGGGGAGATGATAATCATCTCGTCCTTCATGTAAGGCGTGACGATCAGATCATTCTCATGCGCTTCTCCTTCGATGAACCCAATATCCAATTCATTGGTTCTAACCCCACCAATAATTTCTTCAGTATTACCGATCGTCACCTGAAGTTTGACATGCGGGTATTGATTTGCAAATTCCGCAAGTCTTGAGGGCAATATATACTCTCCAATCGTAAAGCTCGCACCAATATGTATACTGCCAGTAACCTCATCCTGCAGCATTTGTATTTCCTGATGAGCTTCTTCGAAGTGAGCCAATATTTGTTTGGCATGATTATAAAGAATTGTACCTGCTTCGGTTAATTTCACTTGTTTCGAAGATCGGTGTAGAAGCTTTGCGCCTAGTTCATTCTCAAGATTCCGGATATGTAGACTGACACCGGGTTGAGATAGATTCAGTAATTCTCCTGCTTTAGAGAAATGACTTTGCTCAGCAACTGTAACGAAAACCCGTAATGTATCCACAATCATAAAATTCCCTCACTAAAAGTCTCGAATGTAATCAAAGTTCCTTATCAAGCACGAACTGAGCTTTCTTCTGCGAAAATCCAATACGTGTATAGAAACGTACCGCATCTTCTCTAGTTTGGTTGGTGCGCACTCTTATTTTGTTCACTCCAATTTGTGCTGCCCAGCGTTCACAGGTATCAACAAGTTGTCTGCCGACCCCTTCTCCGCGATACTGCCCATCGACCACCAAACCACAAATTTCAACAAAGGGTGGAGATTCAATTAACATTCGCACATTGGCGTGAATCCATCCGATTAATTGGCTATCCGACTCTGCTACATAAACAGCATGATCTTTACGATTTCTGATATCTTGAAGTCTATCTGCCAGCTGTTCGATATTTAAAGGATATCCGAGCTCACTGGATAGTCTTGCAATTTCTTGCGTGTCGCTAAATGAAGCTGTCCTAATATGTATGATCATCCCCACCTTAAAATAATGATGTGTCATGCTGTTTCTTTATTATAGTTCATTCCATTCAGAGGGATATCTCTATTTAAATTACTTCGTACTATTCCGATAAGCGGATGGGGAAAGACCCATTGCCTTTTTGAAATATTTAGAGAAATGAGCTAATTCCATGCCGACTTGTTCCGCAATATCCGAAATGCTGTAATCTGTGTAAGAAAGCTGTCTTTTAGCGTGCTCCATACGTTTCAATTGAACATAGTGCATTGGAGGCACCCCCATGAATCTTTTGAAATAAGGAATGAAATAGTTTGGGTGCAGGTGGACAAGCTCTGCTAATTCATCAATCTCTATGGGCTTATTCAGATATTTATCGATGTAATGGAGCACATGAGCCAGCTTGCCTTGGTCACCGGTGTGTATGAATTGCGTCATAAAATCTGTATGACTACTGTCGCTTGATTCAAGACAAGTGGCAATGAGATTCAGCAAACAAGCCTGAGTGCGAAGGATAGATAAGACATCGTCCTTTTGAAATTGTTCGATCATCTCCACGAAGATTGCTCTTATTGAATCTGGATTAGGTGAATCGCAGATGTATAACTTTTTTTCCGCATGGAATAAGGGCCATTCTCCAATGTCAGCATCAAAGTGGCAGTAATAACGGATATATGGATCATCCATAGAAGTTTCAGTAGTTTGTGTGCTTCCCGCAGGCATGATCATTAGCTGACCTGGCTTCGGATAATAGGTAATCCCATTTATAATTACTTTTCCTTCACCCCCATCAATAAAATACAGCCGATTAAAAGCGGGAGTTTCCAGCGTGCGGTTCCATCCGGGATATCGATTACTAAGTTGAGCATGGGTCACAGTAACCTTGAGATTCTGCAGGAGACGTCCTGATAAGTTACCTGGATTGTTCATCATTTAACTCCTTTAAGGCTTTAATATCCTCATTATAACGGTTCTATTTAACTAAAACATCTTACTCAAATACAAATAAACCTTAATTTCGCTCATGTTCATGTCCTTAAATTAAGTATATCCTCTAAGCATAACCATTAATAAGGAAGTGATCAGGGATGAGTACAGTTCGTTATGGAATTATTGGCATTGGAAATATGGGAACCGCACATGCGCAAAGTCTGCTGAGTGAGATTAAGGGGGCTGAGCTTACAGCCGTATGTGATATAAGGGAAGAACGTTTGAAATGGGCTGAAGAGCAATTGCCCGAGAACGTAAGGAAGTATTCTACTCCGATGGAATTATTCGAGTCACGTGTCATGGATGCGGTATTAATCTGCACTCCGCATTATGATCACCCTACACTTGCGATTGAGGCTTTTCAACATGGTTATCATGTATTGGTCGAGAAACCTGCAGGAGTATATACGAAAGCTGTTCAACAAATGAATGATGCAGCAGCGGAGTCTGATCGCAAATTTGGAATCATGTACAATCAGCGTACTAATCCTTTGTATCAGAAGCTGAGAGATCTTATTCAGTCTGGTGAGTTAGGTGAGATCCGCCGGACGAATTGGATTATTACCGACTGGTATAGATCGCAGAACTACTACAACTCTGGTGGCTGGCGGGCGACATGGGCGGGTGAAGGTGGTGGGGTATTGCTTAATCAAGATCCTCATCAGCTAGATTTATGGCAGTGGACGACAGGCATGATGCCGAAGCGGATAAGAGCATTTTGCCACTTTGGAAAATATCGCAACATTGAGGTTGAAGATGATGTAACCGCTTATGTGGAATACGAGAATGGCGCTACAGGTTTGTTTATTACTACAACTGGAGAGGCACCGGGAACTAATCGTTTTGAAATCAATGGCGATAATGGAAAAATCGTAGTGGAAGACGGGAAGCTAACCTTTTGGCGTTTACGTACACCGGAGCCGCAGTTCAACGCAGAGTTCACGGGAGGTTTCGGTAGTCCAGAATGTTGGAAATGTGAGATACCCGTACATGATGGCGTAGGGGAGCAGCATAAAGGAATTCTACGGAACTTTACGAATGCCATTTTACATGATGAAGAGTTACTTGCTCCCGGGGAGGAAGGGATTAAAGGGCTAACCCTTTCGAATGCCATGTATTTATCGGCTTGGACGGACAATTGGGTGGAGCTACCGATGGATTCGGATTTATTCTACGAGAAGCTGATGGAACAAGTGAGAAACTCGACTTTTCAAAAGGAAACCTCAGAGTCTAAAACATTGAATGTTAAAGGAACTCATTAAATCGAAGGAGAGAGGTTAAATTCTATGAAACGTTCGACGATTGCAGCTCAAATGTACACTTTGCGTGAGTTTACTCAAACCGCGGAGGATTTAAGATCAACTTTTCAAAAGGTATCGGCAATGGGTTATGAGAGCATTCAGATTTCATCCATTGGGCCGATCGACCCGAAGCTAGTTAAAGCATATGCGGATGAAGCAGGATTGACTATATGTGCGACCCATGTGTCCTGGGATCGGTTAGTGAACGATTTGGAGGCTCTGGCCACAGAGCATAAGCTCTGGAATTGCAAATACATTGGACTTGGAAGTTTGCCAGAAGAATTTCGTACTGGGCTTGATAGCTACCGGAAATTTGCGAAATTGATATCTGAAATTGCAATAACACTAAAAGAACAACACGGTCTGCAATTTGTCTATCATAATCATGATTTTGAATTCGAACGCTTTGAGAGTATTACCGGGATGGAAGTGCTGCTTAATGAGACTGATCCTGCAGTTGGTTTCATACTAGATTTATATTGGGTTCAGGCAGGTGGCGCGAGTCCAGAAGAATGGATACGTAAAGTGGAAGGCAGAATGCAGGTTGTACATTTAAAGGATATGGCGATTGTTGATAGGAAACAGGTCTTTGCTGAAATTGGTGAAGGAAACATGAACTATGATGAGATCATTACTGCATGCCGAGAAACAGACATTGAATGGTATGTAGTGGAGCAGGATGTTTGCCGTCGTGATCCTTTTGAAAGCTTGGAGATTAGTCTGCGCTATCTGCTTAACCTATTATAGAATCGATTAGAAGTAATTTAGGAGGATTCTGATGAATATAAAAGATGGAATGAACTATGCCCCCACGTATGAAGCTAAACCAGTAGTAAAGCCAGGTGAATTCATATTTGCTGCGATCGCGCTAGATCACGGTCATATTTACGGGATGTGCAATGGGCTCGTTGAGGCAGGGGCAGAGCTGAAATGGGTATATGATCCGGATGAAGAGAAGGTTAAAGCGTTCATAGCCAAATATCCGGGAGTTAGGGCTGCTGGGTCTATGGATGAAATATTGGAAAATCCTGAGGTCCGCTTAATTGCGGCGGCGGCAGTTCCTTCAGAACGTGGCCCTTTAGGAAATAAGGTTATGGCTCACGGGAAGGATTATTTTACGGATAAGACCCCTTTCACAACACTTGAACAGCTGGATTCTGCTAGAGCTATGGCAGCAGCCACCAATCAGAAGTATATGGTTTACTTTAGTGAACGACTTCATGTTGAAAGCGCAATCTATGCGGGACAGTTGATCCGTCAGGGGGCTATTGGTCGTGTACTTCAAGTTATTGGATTAGGTCCGCATCGTTTAAATGCTTCTAGCCGTCCAGAATGGTTCTTTGAGCGGGAGAAATATGGGGGGATTCTCTGCGATATCGGCAGCCACCAAATTGAACAATTTTTGTATTATACAGATTGTCAGGATGCTTCAGTTGTTCACAGTAAGGTAGCTAATTATAATCATTCTTCATATCCTGAATTGGAGGACTTTGGTGATGCGACGCTTGTTGGGGACAATGGGGCAACTCAGTATTTCCGAGTAGATTGGTTTACGCCAGACGGGCTCGGAACCTGGGGAGATGGGCGTACAATGATCATGGGTACTGAAGGCTACATAGAGCTCCGCAAGTACAGTGATATCGGGCGTTCAAATACACCGGATCATGTGTACTGGGTGAACGGAGAAGGAGAGCATTATGAGCATGTGGCTGGAAAGGTCGGATTTCCGTTCTTTGGTGAGCTTATCCTTGATTGTCTGAACCGGACGGAGCAGGCCATGACACAAGCACATGTCTTCAAGGCAGCTGAACTATGTTTGAAGGCTCAAGCCCAAGCGACTAATCTAACCCCTAATCAACTTAAATAGCGAATGGAACGATGAATGGAGGGTGGTATAGATGAACCAACTTGGAGTTGCGATCATTGGCTGCGGGGCGATTTTTCCTCTCCATGCTAAATCAATATCGTCTATAAAAGATGTAAATCTACTTACAGTTGTAGATATAGATGCTGATAAAGCTACACGTGCCGGAATAGAATACGCCTGCCATGCCACTGATGATTATAGGGAAATACTAAACGATAAACGTATTGATGTTGTACATCTCTGTACCCCTCATTATCTTCATGCAGAAATGGCTGTAGAGCTATTACGTGCAGGGAAGCATGTATTAACAGAAAAGCCAATCGCCGTCGACCTGCCTTCAGCCAAGCTTATGCTGGAAGCAGCGGAAGTGAGCTCTGGCCAGCTTGGTGTGGTGTTCCAGAACCGCTATAATGATGCTTCCGTTTATATTAAGAAGACTATAGATTCTGGTGATTTAGGGAAATTGCTTTGTATGAAAGGTGTCGTAACCTGGCATCGAAACGAAAGTTATTACAAAGATAGCAACTGGAGAGGACGATGGTTTTCGGAAGGTGGAGGTGTTCTAATCAATCAGACCATTCATACCTTGGACTTACTCCAGTGGTATGGGGGTGAAATTACTTCCGTGAAGGGCAGTATAACCACGGATGTGTTGGATGGTGTCATTGAAGTAGAAGATACTGCCCATGCTTGTATCGACTTCACCAATAATGTTCGCGGGCTGTTTTATGGTACGAATACCTATCTTGAGAACTCACCGGTGGAGTTGGAGTTAGTTTTTGAAGAGGGGACTCTTAACCTCCGGCGAGACCACTTATATCTTTGGAAAGATGGAAAGGAAACCTTGGTTTGTGAACCTATATTCAGTCCTACGGAAGGTAAATCGTATTGGGGGACTGGGCATAAGAGACTAATTGAGGACTTCTATGGCCATATTTTGAGCGGACGAAAGTTTTGGTTGGACGGTACTGAGGGGATAAAAGCGCTGAAGCTGGTGAAGGATATTTATAGTTCATCACAGAGGAATAAGTAAATCACTAACATAGCTAAGGCTGTTCCAAGAGTAGAATTATCTACGAATGAGGCAGCTTTTTCGTGTTTAGGGACTTTCCATATTGGGTTAAACACTAAGAAGACTACGGCTTACAGAGGGGGATGGATTTGATTAATTCTCCTTAGTGGAATAATCTAAAGAAAGTATAGGTTATAAAAAGCAAGATAATTGGAGGGCGCATACAATATGGGGAAGATACTACAGAACATTAGAACGAACACCAAGCTAATTTCCATTGTGCAGACCATTGTGTTTTCCTTTGTCATATTATACGTACTGATGTTTCTTTCTGGTGGATTATTCACCACCTTTTTTATTATGCTCATTGCTTGTTTCGTTAGCGTAATCGCAGCTTTGCTCATGCTAATTCGAAAGAACTTCTTATGGGCAATTGTTGATCTTGCTGCTGCGGGCAGCATGTTTATTTATTTTATTAATAATGCTTAGCTGTTATTAATCCTTGCATGAAGCGGGTTTATGGCTGTAGCTTAAGTTCCTTAACCTTGAGGACTTATTTCTCTCTTTTTTGCAAGCTTTTAAATAATTTATTTTTTTCATATAATAGTAGATATTAAATTTATAAATAATTGTAATACACTCGGATAAGGGTATAATTGAGTCAGAAAAGGTGTGACGCCTAAGAAGGAGCGCCCACATCCTTTCTGCAAAATTCAGGGGATAAGGATGGTAATAATGGGCAAAAGTGCAACTGAAACAGACGTCATTTTAATTGGTGCTGGAATCATGAGTGCGACTTTAGGAACACTTTTAAAAGAATTAGTACCGGATTGGAAGATTAAAGTGTTTGAAAAGCTCGAAAATGCAGGTGAGGAAAGCTCTAATGAATGGAATAATGCAGGAACTGGACATGCGGCGCTCTGCGAGCTTAACTACACTGTCGAAAAATCCGATGGAACAGTAGATATAAGTAAAGCTATCCAAATTAATGAACAGTTTCAGCTTTCAATGCAATTTTGGTCTTATTTGGTAAATCGTAAGCTGATACATAATCCGCAGGACTTTATCATGCCCTTGCCCCATATGAGTTTGGTACTAGGGGAGAAGGATGTAGCTTTTTTGAAGAGAAGATTTGAAGCGCTGTCAAAAAATCCTTTGTTTCAAGGTATGGAATTCTCTGATGACTCAAGTAAACTAATAGAATGGATACCGCTTATTATACAAAACCGTCCATCGAATGAACCTATAGCTGCAACAAAAATTGACTCTGGCACAGATGTTAACTTTGGTGCTTTAACGCGCATATTATTTGATCACTTAAAGAGTAAAAATGTAGATCTTCATTATAAACATAGTGTGAATGGAATCAAACGTACTAGTGATGGATCGTGGGACTTGAGAGTTAAGAACGACAGCGGTACCATTGAACACCATACTGCAAAATTTGTCTTTGTTGGTGGCGGGGGAGGAAGCTTGCATATCCTGCAAAAATCCGGTATACCTGAAGGCAAACATATTGGAGGATTCCCGGTAAGTGGAATATTTATGGTGTGTAATAAACCAGAGGTTATAGCGCAGCATCATGCAAAAGTATACGGTAAAGCTAAGGTTGGAGCGCCTCCAATGTCTGTTCCACATCTGGACACTAGATTTATTGACAACAAAAAATCGTTGCTATTTGGACCGTTTGCTGGCTTCTCGCCAAAATTTTTAAAAACCGGTTCAATGTTTGATTTGATCACTTCCGTAAAACCGGATAATCTTCTAACGATGTTGTCAGCAGGTGCGAAGAACATGTCTCTGACCAAATACCTGATCGAGCAAGTATTGTTATCGAAAGAAAAGCGCATGGAGGAATTACGAGTGTTTATCCCTAATGCCAAAATCGAGGATTGGGATTTAGTCGTAGCAGGCCAACGCGTGCAGGTTATCAAAGATACAGAGGATGGCAAAGGTATTCTCCAATTTGGTACAGAGGTAATTAGCGCCGCAGATGGTTCGATTGCAGCATTGCTTGGGGCTTCTCCAGGTGCTTCTACAGCTGTTCACGTAATGCTTGAAGTGCTTAACAAATGTTTCCCTCAGCATATAAAAGAGTGGGAACCGAAAATTAAAGAAATGATTCCTTCTTATGGCCTTTCACTACTGGAAAATCCAGAGCTATTACATGAAGTGCATACTTTAACGGCAACAACATTGGGTCTAGGTGGAAAAGAGCGAGTGCATAGTTAAGCGATGATCAATCACTCGAAAGCATGATAATTGACAGAGATTTTCTTCAAAAAAGCCTATGGATTTTAATTCATAGGTTTTTTGTATAGGGAAATTGAACAGAAAAGTGGGGTATATATGAAACGAGGAATCACTTTTAAGATTCCAAATGATTACGGGAAAGTACTTGGAGATCTATTAAAGCCATTTAATACGGAGACATTCCATTGGTATATAGGTGGCGAGGAATCTTATTTTATTCAAAACGATACGTTAGGTGAAGCTCTGTTCCACGAAGAAATCTATGGGATGGACGGCAGGGTTTTGAAAGAACTTTTGGAGAATAATGAATATTATATTATCTTTGCGAACTTCAAGGCTTTTCCACAAGAGAAGGACGTAATAGATGTTCAGACCTATGAGGAGTTCTTACATAGTGATTGCCAGTTTGTACTTTTAGTCGTCGATTGTGAATATGCTTCGGTTTATTGTAAAGACCAGAGGATGCTTGAAGCACTGTGTCATAACGCAATTTCAAATGGATATGATGCTGTGCAATACATTACGAATGAAAATGACTTCAGAACAAGATTATCTGTATGGTAGAACAATGAGGTTAAATATTAAATAGATGCTCAATAAATAAATTAAAATAATTTTTCCCTTTGTCGATTTAAGCATTCTTTCTTCGTCGTGTTTATATAAAGACAAATTCAGATGGAAAGGTTGTTGAAATTTTATGGGAGCACAAATTAACTCTTATTTGATGTCGGAGGATGCAAGAGGTCAAGCGAATTTTTATGTGGAGTCACTAGGTGGCGAAATTCAGTTTTTCACCACATATGGTGAGACTCCGGAAACACCTGAGGCGATAAAAGATAAAATCATGCATTTGGCTTTGAATGTGGCGGGATCGAATACATTAATGTTTGCCGATTCCTTCGAGCCTGTTTCGTATAACCGCAACATCAGCCTTTCTTTGAACTATGATGATGAGACAGAAGCTAGAACGGCATATGCCAAGCTAAGCGAGGGCGGTGAAAGTAAATATCCATTCTCTCTACAGCCTTGGGGTGCTTTTTATGGTGAAGTCATCGATAGGTTTGGTGTGACGTGGATGATTACCAAGCAGTAAGCTAAGGGTGTACATGATCGATCTCTAAAATAGCGGCAGCTCAGGACTGTGATTTCTAGTCCATGGCTGTCGCTGTTTTTATTATTCACTCTGTTGAATAACTAAAATAATTGAAGTGTATTAATAAACAATCGAAATATATTGTGAAACGATAAATTATATGTTAAATTCAATTTGAAAATAACTTTGTGAGGTGTATTTTATGAAACAAGGATCAACACTTTTTTTAAAGATAGTTATCGTTCTTATTGGAATTCCAGTTCTTGCTTTGTGTATATTTTTAGTACCTGCAATAGCGAATTATGCAGTAGAATTATATCCCGATTATAGTTTTATTAAATATCTCATTTTCATCGATTTGTATGCATCGGCGATACCTTTTTACATTGCGCTGTATCAAGCTTTTAAACTGTTAGGCTATATTGATAAGAACAATGCTTTCTCGGATTTTTCTGTAAAGGTATTAAAAAATATAAAAAATTGTGCGATTACAATCTGTGGTGTGTATGTGGCAGGGATGCCACTCTACTATCTCATCAGTGAGAAAGATGATGCCCCAGGAATCATAATCATCGCTATGGTTATGATTTTTGCTTCCATGGTGATTGCCGTTTTTGCTGCAGTTCTCCAAAAGCTTTTGAAGGAAGCTATTGATATAAAATCAGAAAATGACTTAACGGTCTGAGGAGAAAACAATGGCGATTATTATAAATATTGACGTGATGCTGGCTAAAAGAAAAATGAGCGTAACCGAACTTTCGGAGCGGGTTGGAATAACCATGGCTAACCTGTCTATATTGAAAAATGGAAAGGCAAAAGCGGTTCGATTATCTACTTTAGAGGCGATTTGTAAGGCTTTAGATTGTCAGCCTGGGGATATTTTAGAGTACAAAAGTGACGAGGATGCTTAAGGAATAAATGAATAAAGCCGTAAGACGAAATATTCAAAATTAATTGAGTTTAGACAGAGAGGTTGATTTGACGAACAAATCATTCGTTTGTTACAATGACCCCATCAATTAGGAAAAGGATGAGGACGATGGTTCGTCGTTTGAAACGGTTTAAGAATGTCGCTACTGTATCAAGCTTCTAAGTATAAACGCTATAAATTACTTAGAAGCGAGGAAAAGAAAATGAAAAAACATCAATTTAACCACTGGTCTGAAATTAAGTATTTAAAGGATATTGTCACCAACCCATTGATTGAGGTAGGGGAGTACTCTTACTATTCTGGTTATTACGATAATCTTGATTTTGAAGATGGTTGCGTCAGATATCTTTGGGGAGACGAAACATCGAGAAAGTTATTTAACCCGATCGAAGATTATGGTTGGCATTTAGATAAATTGATTATAGGAA contains the following coding sequences:
- a CDS encoding GNAT family N-acetyltransferase; this translates as MIIHIRTASFSDTQEIARLSSELGYPLNIEQLADRLQDIRNRKDHAVYVAESDSQLIGWIHANVRMLIESPPFVEICGLVVDGQYRGEGVGRQLVDTCERWAAQIGVNKIRVRTNQTREDAVRFYTRIGFSQKKAQFVLDKEL
- a CDS encoding AraC family transcriptional regulator — protein: MMNNPGNLSGRLLQNLKVTVTHAQLSNRYPGWNRTLETPAFNRLYFIDGGEGKVIINGITYYPKPGQLMIMPAGSTQTTETSMDDPYIRYYCHFDADIGEWPLFHAEKKLYICDSPNPDSIRAIFVEMIEQFQKDDVLSILRTQACLLNLIATCLESSDSSHTDFMTQFIHTGDQGKLAHVLHYIDKYLNKPIEIDELAELVHLHPNYFIPYFKRFMGVPPMHYVQLKRMEHAKRQLSYTDYSISDIAEQVGMELAHFSKYFKKAMGLSPSAYRNSTK
- a CDS encoding sugar phosphate isomerase/epimerase gives rise to the protein MKRSTIAAQMYTLREFTQTAEDLRSTFQKVSAMGYESIQISSIGPIDPKLVKAYADEAGLTICATHVSWDRLVNDLEALATEHKLWNCKYIGLGSLPEEFRTGLDSYRKFAKLISEIAITLKEQHGLQFVYHNHDFEFERFESITGMEVLLNETDPAVGFILDLYWVQAGGASPEEWIRKVEGRMQVVHLKDMAIVDRKQVFAEIGEGNMNYDEIITACRETDIEWYVVEQDVCRRDPFESLEISLRYLLNLL
- a CDS encoding LysR family transcriptional regulator; this translates as MIVDTLRVFVTVAEQSHFSKAGELLNLSQPGVSLHIRNLENELGAKLLHRSSKQVKLTEAGTILYNHAKQILAHFEEAHQEIQMLQDEVTGSIHIGASFTIGEYILPSRLAEFANQYPHVKLQVTIGNTEEIIGGVRTNELDIGFIEGEAHENDLIVTPYMKDEMIIISPANHPLSKMVSVEQGMLQNQVWVLRELGSGTRAFSDHFIQEEEICVKRSYVFNSSQGVKEAVSSGLGIAMLSRWIVRKELASGEIYELPIRHHHLERQFSIIRHKESPSSMATNVFIQKLLVSRKDK
- a CDS encoding Gfo/Idh/MocA family oxidoreductase yields the protein MSTVRYGIIGIGNMGTAHAQSLLSEIKGAELTAVCDIREERLKWAEEQLPENVRKYSTPMELFESRVMDAVLICTPHYDHPTLAIEAFQHGYHVLVEKPAGVYTKAVQQMNDAAAESDRKFGIMYNQRTNPLYQKLRDLIQSGELGEIRRTNWIITDWYRSQNYYNSGGWRATWAGEGGGVLLNQDPHQLDLWQWTTGMMPKRIRAFCHFGKYRNIEVEDDVTAYVEYENGATGLFITTTGEAPGTNRFEINGDNGKIVVEDGKLTFWRLRTPEPQFNAEFTGGFGSPECWKCEIPVHDGVGEQHKGILRNFTNAILHDEELLAPGEEGIKGLTLSNAMYLSAWTDNWVELPMDSDLFYEKLMEQVRNSTFQKETSESKTLNVKGTH
- a CDS encoding ABC transporter ATP-binding protein, whose amino-acid sequence is MSAKLLMKQVTKTYGDGDTTVSVLNNLNLVVNEGEFVAVLGPSGTGKSTFLSAAGALLTPTSGEIFIDGESLTDKSKSELTELRLEKIGFMFQSAQLLPYLKVEEQLLFVAKQGKMSSKEAKERATDLMKRLDIWKRRNHYPEQLSGGEKQRVAIARAWMNKPAILFADEPTASLDFKRGREVVKMIAEEVKNEGKAAVMVTHDERMLEWCDRVLHLEDGRLVEYELSKK
- a CDS encoding Gfo/Idh/MocA family oxidoreductase; this encodes MNIKDGMNYAPTYEAKPVVKPGEFIFAAIALDHGHIYGMCNGLVEAGAELKWVYDPDEEKVKAFIAKYPGVRAAGSMDEILENPEVRLIAAAAVPSERGPLGNKVMAHGKDYFTDKTPFTTLEQLDSARAMAAATNQKYMVYFSERLHVESAIYAGQLIRQGAIGRVLQVIGLGPHRLNASSRPEWFFEREKYGGILCDIGSHQIEQFLYYTDCQDASVVHSKVANYNHSSYPELEDFGDATLVGDNGATQYFRVDWFTPDGLGTWGDGRTMIMGTEGYIELRKYSDIGRSNTPDHVYWVNGEGEHYEHVAGKVGFPFFGELILDCLNRTEQAMTQAHVFKAAELCLKAQAQATNLTPNQLK
- a CDS encoding ABC transporter permease, which encodes MVIMLLVSFLVLFVTGLARGLAYANISAIENMPANYYVVQKDADQTFRRSQLTDTELNSVRAVVGDNNASSLALQMSTVTTNDADTKADVTFFAVDMNGLLAPKVIEGDKITNDTQGSVIVDRDLEQSGIKIGSTIQDQATGKEFKVTGYVENSSYSHTPVVYINNKDWQEMRQGVNQGSEATSGVPFNVIALNANAGQVDKISANTKNVEVITQKEAISNIPGYSSEQGSLLMMIAFLFVIAGFVLAVFFYVITIQKTSQFGILKAMGTKMSYLAWSVVGQVMILAIASLSISLLLTFGMNQVLPDTMPFQLEPSTILLTSGLFVGMSLLGSLISVAKVAKVDALEAIGRAGA